One segment of Macrotis lagotis isolate mMagLag1 chromosome 1, bilby.v1.9.chrom.fasta, whole genome shotgun sequence DNA contains the following:
- the CENPA gene encoding histone H3-like centromeric protein A: protein MPTPGPRQADPSRTMRPGRRKNTPKKRPEPQAEPRASTSAAGPSRRHFPRRRNQHILREIRKLQKSTDLLIRRAPFGRLVREICLRYTRGVDFCWQAQALLALQEAAEAFITHLFEDAYLLSIHARRVTLYPKDIQLARRIRGIQDGLG from the exons ATGCCAACACCCGGCCCCCGCCAAGCAGATCCAAGCAGGACCATGAGGCCGGGTCGCCGCAAAAACACCCCAAAGAAGCGGCCCGAGCCCCAGGCTGAGCCCCGAGCCTCCACCTCCGCCGCAG GCCCCTCTCGCCGCCACTTTCCCAGGCGACGAAACCAACACATTCTTAGGGAGATCCGAAAGCTGCAGAAAAGCACCGACCTGCTGATCAGGAGGGCGCCCTTCGGCCGACTG GTTAGAGAGATATGCCTCCGATATACTCGAGGAGTGGACTTTTGTTGGCAAGCTCAGGCCCTACTGGCCCTACAGGAG GCAGCAGAAGCATTTATTACTCATTTATTTGAAGATGCGTACCTCCTCTCCATTCATGCCCGGAGAGTTaccctgtatcccaaagatattcAGCTGGCCAGGAGGATCCGAGGTATACAGGATGGACTAGGCTAA